A stretch of bacterium DNA encodes these proteins:
- a CDS encoding T9SS type A sorting domain-containing protein: MKRFLFFIWVSLNLHSIVYAMDPNSVSNVFYGAENSSEMSSDAQGTTILDWQYANAHYVYIGSTPNTSASYNWYEESNRKQGVHISLISAQPADIYLQQGNGWINFHTFNNQIFQRCDVKYDNGSWSTIWSTSNNSTNATGWKVPSFINSPGQHSLSVKFWFVDGSSYTRTHTVFVVPVAQKLYFDNYGNRLTVWEGSPNGTPVLLSEGIDAYNTGNSERLRYAGKQLVDSLVARGAKVYILNYKFGGQSIKNNAAVLASAVQFISSINSNKNIVVSGMSMGGVIARYALAKAEASNTPLKASKFFSIDSPQQGAVLHYFFQIFVKQPTNCSATGTFGHYGISCDAAKELLTSNVFDANGTMHSSFYTELNSLNGDGYPHLTRNVGISFSNGSPNSSPSGSLWVKAKYTGIFGVDALCGTEDYMYLTNETAQAGSYLPKSITDYQGRQVFFGTFTLTRYANATFIPYNSAMDIVNGNSKFHATYQTSTNKYHDEFSSELVRPIIDEIYPIAPPGPLVVSIDGPSIVSSKGAIGTYTALASGGNGNYSYAWQNGYTTQSISIPISYCQYNIQVSVVSGQESVIATRIINYQGCSLPIEKTIPRGETAIPVSFELGQNYPNPFNPSTTIAYSVPFKANITMKLYDVMGREVATLANGTKEPGFYQVTFDASRLASGTYIYRLESPGFSSSKKLTLIK; encoded by the coding sequence ATGAAAAGATTTCTTTTCTTTATATGGGTTTCATTAAATCTACATAGCATAGTTTACGCTATGGATCCAAACTCTGTTTCAAACGTATTTTATGGAGCCGAAAACTCTTCAGAAATGTCAAGTGATGCACAGGGAACGACTATTTTGGACTGGCAGTATGCTAATGCTCACTATGTATATATTGGTTCAACACCAAATACTAGTGCCTCATACAACTGGTATGAAGAATCAAATCGTAAACAGGGTGTACATATTAGTCTAATTTCAGCCCAACCCGCAGATATTTATTTACAACAAGGAAATGGATGGATCAATTTTCACACGTTTAATAATCAAATATTTCAGCGTTGTGATGTTAAATACGACAATGGAAGTTGGTCGACAATTTGGAGTACTAGCAACAATAGTACAAACGCAACAGGTTGGAAAGTCCCTTCATTTATTAATTCTCCAGGCCAACATTCTTTAAGCGTTAAGTTTTGGTTTGTTGATGGTTCTTCATATACTAGAACCCATACTGTTTTCGTGGTGCCTGTGGCGCAAAAACTATATTTTGATAATTACGGAAACCGACTTACGGTATGGGAGGGTAGTCCTAATGGGACTCCCGTTCTTTTGTCTGAAGGAATTGACGCTTATAATACAGGTAATTCTGAAAGATTAAGATACGCAGGTAAACAACTTGTTGATTCCTTAGTGGCCAGAGGCGCAAAAGTATATATTTTAAATTACAAATTTGGCGGACAAAGTATAAAAAATAACGCAGCTGTATTAGCATCAGCCGTTCAATTTATTTCTTCTATCAATTCAAACAAAAACATAGTTGTCTCTGGGATGAGCATGGGTGGTGTTATAGCAAGATATGCGCTTGCCAAGGCTGAAGCTTCAAACACTCCATTAAAAGCATCAAAGTTCTTTTCCATCGATTCTCCTCAACAAGGAGCTGTTTTACATTATTTTTTCCAAATATTTGTCAAACAACCGACTAACTGTAGTGCAACTGGTACATTTGGTCATTATGGTATTAGTTGTGATGCAGCCAAAGAACTTTTAACAAGCAATGTTTTTGATGCAAACGGAACCATGCATAGTTCCTTCTATACTGAATTGAATTCGTTAAACGGAGATGGTTACCCTCATTTGACTAGAAATGTTGGGATATCATTCTCTAATGGCTCTCCCAATTCTTCACCCTCGGGCTCACTTTGGGTAAAAGCAAAGTACACAGGTATATTTGGTGTTGACGCTCTCTGCGGCACGGAAGATTATATGTATTTGACCAATGAAACCGCACAAGCTGGATCTTACTTGCCTAAATCAATTACCGATTATCAAGGACGACAGGTTTTCTTTGGTACTTTTACCCTCACTAGATATGCTAACGCTACATTTATCCCTTACAATAGTGCTATGGACATTGTAAATGGAAATTCGAAATTTCATGCTACGTATCAAACAAGTACCAACAAATATCACGATGAATTTTCAAGCGAACTAGTTCGCCCAATAATCGACGAAATATATCCTATAGCTCCCCCAGGGCCTTTAGTTGTGAGTATTGACGGCCCTTCAATTGTATCTTCAAAAGGAGCCATTGGAACATATACTGCATTGGCATCAGGAGGAAACGGCAACTATAGCTACGCTTGGCAAAATGGATACACAACTCAAAGCATATCTATTCCAATTTCTTATTGTCAATACAATATTCAGGTTTCAGTGGTAAGCGGACAGGAATCAGTGATCGCAACAAGGATTATCAATTATCAGGGCTGTAGTTTACCTATAGAAAAGACAATCCCTAGAGGTGAAACGGCCATTCCTGTATCGTTTGAACTTGGACAGAATTATCCTAACCCATTTAATCCATCAACGACGATAGCTTATTCTGTGCCCTTCAAGGCAAATATCACTATGAAATTATATGATGTGATGGGGCGCGAAGTAGCAACTTTAGCAAATGGTACTAAGGAGCCTGGTTTTTATCAGGTTACTTTTGATGCAAGTCGCCTTGCATCGGGGACTTATATATACAGATTAGAATCACCTGGGTTTTCTTCAAGTAAAAAACTAACATTGATCAAATAA
- the umuD gene encoding translesion error-prone DNA polymerase V autoproteolytic subunit, giving the protein MTARHTPLANDTVSAGFPSPADDFVDRMLDLNEHLIKNKAATFLVRVRGTSMINAGIHDGDILIVDRSLEASNGKIVIGVVNGEFTVKRIQKRGMDLYLMPENDQFQPIRINEDMDFKIWGVVTYIIHKSP; this is encoded by the coding sequence TGGCCAACGATACGGTTTCGGCGGGGTTTCCTTCGCCGGCGGATGATTTTGTAGATAGGATGTTGGATCTCAATGAGCATCTGATCAAAAACAAAGCGGCTACGTTTCTTGTGCGCGTGCGCGGCACGTCGATGATCAATGCAGGTATTCATGACGGCGACATTCTGATCGTGGATCGTTCGCTGGAAGCGTCCAACGGAAAAATCGTCATCGGCGTAGTCAATGGGGAGTTCACCGTAAAGCGCATTCAAAAACGCGGCATGGATTTATATCTCATGCCGGAAAACGATCAATTTCAGCCCATCCGCATTAACGAAGATATGGATTTCAAAATCTGGGGTGTCGTAACGTATATCATTCACAAGTCGCCGTGA